A stretch of DNA from Thermodesulfobium sp. 4217-1:
AGAGAGAGAAATAGAAATATTAAAAAAAGTACTGCCAATATTAGAAGATGGAAAACTTTTTAGGGATATAGATCTGCCAGATGAAGATCTTGCCTGTCTAAAACATTATGCTTTTTTAACACTGAAACCCTTTCTTCTATTGTTGAATATTGGCGAGGAGGATCTATCCAATACTCTTCAGATTGAAGACGATTTTGCTAAATACTTAGGAAGCAACACCCAGGTGCTTGCTCTTTCTGCTAAGTTAGAAGAAGAACTGTCATTGCTTGAGATAGATGAGGCAAGAGAAATATTATCGAGTTATGGTTTAGAAAATTTTGGTTTGGCGAGATTTATTCGCGCCTGTTACGATCTCTTGGGCTATATGACTTTTTTTACCGTAGGAAAGGATGAGGTTAGGGCATGGCAGATAAGGAAGGGTTCGAATGCCCTTGAGGCTGCAGGGAGAATACACTCCGATATTGCAAGAGGATTTATTCGCGCAGAAGTTATTTCATATCAAGATTTTATAGACTCTGGTTCAATGAATGAAGCTAAGAAGAGGGGTCTTTTAAGGCTGGAGGGCAAAGAATATATGGTAAAAGATGGCGACATACTTCATGTCAGATTTAATATCTAAGTAAAACAAGATTGTGTATTTAGACTATCAGGGCAGGTTCTATGTACAGGATTTAAAAACCGATTTAGAGCCTACCTTTGTAAATATTGAAGATTCGAAGATTTTAATTCTCTCTAAAAAGAAATT
This window harbors:
- a CDS encoding DUF933 domain-containing protein, which codes for MVGITAFPFSGKSTVINLLLKRGNNLKSENEGRITVPDERIEILSKIFEPLKKTPAFISIKELSAFDMRKKVESSLINDLKNSDVISFVARSFDVSLYPYIHPDIDPKRDIRKFLDELIIEDIAIAEKRIRTGTKGLKKSSQEEREIEILKKVLPILEDGKLFRDIDLPDEDLACLKHYAFLTLKPFLLLLNIGEEDLSNTLQIEDDFAKYLGSNTQVLALSAKLEEELSLLEIDEAREILSSYGLENFGLARFIRACYDLLGYMTFFTVGKDEVRAWQIRKGSNALEAAGRIHSDIARGFIRAEVISYQDFIDSGSMNEAKKRGLLRLEGKEYMVKDGDILHVRFNI